The nucleotide sequence AAGAAGAGTTTTTAGATTTACTCTCTTCCCAATTTTTCTATCATTCTCATTCCACATTTCCTACCTCTTCCAGGACCTAAACCTCTTCCACCGGCATCAATTCTATGGATAAATGTTGCTGGGACTCCACAGTATGGACAGAAGTCAGGTTTTGGAATGCCATAAGGGACTTCAATAACTTTTTGACACTTTGAGCACAAAAATTTTTTCATTTCCATTGTATCACTTAATCTTTCTTTAATTCATCCAATCTTTTTTTAATTCTTGCTAATTCTTCTTCTAACATCTTTTTCTCTTCTTCTAACTCTTTTATAGTCTCTTCTAAATATGTTCTCTCATCTGTTCCAACAAATCCTGGAGCATATCCTCTATATATATCCCATGCATGGACTAAAGCTCCAGTTTTTTCATCAACATAGAATGCGTGAGGGCCGAGACCACATCTGCATGGTCCTACATATCTGTATCTACCTCCAACTCCAACAGGAAATTTGAAGTGTCTCCAAAATCTTCTACCAAGTCCTCTTCCCCAACCAAGCATATTTTTCACCTTATTTTTTTCTAATAATACACATATGCGTAAAAATATAAAAACTTTTCTATTCTGTGAATTATAGTGTCATAATTACGCACAAATACTTATATAAACAACAAAAGACAATTTTAAATATTAAGTTATAATGTTTTAACAAAATCATTGGGGGATAATTATGACTAAAATTAGATATCCAGCAGTTGCAGGGATGTTTTATCCTTCACATCCTGATGAACTTATAGAATTAATTGAGCAGTGCTATTTACACAAATACGGCCCTAAGTCAATGCCAACTCATGGAAATTATGAAAAACCTATTGGCTTGCTTTGCCCTCATGCAGGATATATTTATTCAGGACCTATACAAGCTCACTCTTATTATGAATTATCAAAGAGAGTTGATGCTTTTGAAGAAATAACTGCTGTTATTTTAGGTCCTAACCACACTGGATTAGGTTCTGGAGTTAGTGTAATGGATGGAATTTGGAGAACACCGTTAGGAGATGTAAAGTGTGATGAAGAATTTGTTGAAGAGCTTTGGAGGAAATGTGAGATTATTGATTTAGATGAAACTGCTCATTTAAATGAACATTCTATAGAAGTGCAATTACCATTTTTAAAGCATTTGGAGTTACTAAATATAGCTAAATTTAGGATAGTTCCAATATGTATGATGTTCCAAGATTATGAAACAGCTGTGGAAGTTGGATATTTCATAGCTAAAATTGCTAAAGAGTTGAATAGAAGAGTGGTTATTATTGCCTCTTCAGATTTAACTCACTATGAGCCACAAGAAGTGGCATCAAAAAAGGATGCTATAGTTATTAAGGACATATTAGAGATGAATGAAAAAGAACTATACGAGGATGTTGTAAATTATAACATCTCAATGTGTGGTTATGGCCCTGTAATAGCTATGCTAAAAGCAATGAAAACTTTGGGAGCTGAAAAAGCTAATTTATTAGCTTATGCAACTTCTGGAGATATGACTGGAGATTATTCAGCTGTTGTTGGCTATGCATCAGCAATTGTTGAGTAGAATTATCAAAATAAAATAGTTTAAAAATAAATTAAATCTTCCCTTCTAAAACAAGTTTTGCAAATGTTTCAAAGCTTCTATCATAAGTTTTTTCTACATCAGGTGGGAAACAGCAAGCTGGTAACTGTCTATTTTTTAAATGATAGTGCAAACATTCACAGCACATTCCCTTTTTAAAGCATGAAGGATAACTGCAATTGCATCTTTCTAAATTAATTTCTTTGTTAGGACATTCCATCTTATCACCAAAATTTTATTTTTAATAGGACTTTCGCAGTTTATATATTCCATAAGGCATTTAGATGCCAAAGGTATCAGTTCCTTAAAAAATATTATTCCTGCGAAAGTCCTATTTAATTTTCCTGATTTTCCTCTAAGCTCTTTAAGAAATTAGCTATCTTATTAACTAAAATTTCTGCCTCTTCTTCATTTGTTGGATATTTCACTCTCAATATTGGAATATTTTTTCTTCTTACTAAATAGAGTGTTAATTCATTTGTTCTCTGGCATCCAATGCATCCAAAGGCAATAGGGGCATCTTCCATTATTATTGCCGCTTCAGCCTCTTCAATTAATGGCCCAATTAATGCCATTCTTCCTCTAACACCAGAAGGAACTTCTACAGCAGCATATTTTAAACCTTTCTTTGGTTCTTCATCGGTTATGTTCATAGGAGGGCTGTCTATTTCTGGGTTTCTAACTAATTTCCCCATAACTATATTTAGATTTAATGGCTTATGTCCAAATCTTTCAACTAAATCTGTTAATATTAAACTATTTGGAGGATATATGAATATTTTTTTCATTTCATCACCTTAAAACTTTTATTTTGAAACCATAGGGGGAACCCCTATTGGTATACCCACGTCCATTAAGTTGCCCCTTTTAGGGGCAATTAATGTCCAGCTCTTTTTAAATATTAGGACGTATTTGCAACCATAAGAGCAAACCGTTATGGTACGGGATTTTTATAGTTTTATATTTACTTATTTTGGAAATGCATCTTCAGGTAGAAACTTATATAATTCAGGCCTTCTTGCAATTGCTAAAACATCTTCAAATATTCCTGCTGTGATATCAACTACACCGATAGCTCCTACTACTTTATCCCCGTTTTTTATAGGGGCTACAATAACTGGGAGTCCAGCATAAGGCCCTACAATAGGTGTTGCTCTAATAACTTTTCCTTCTTTAATAGCCAATCTTAGAACATAACCTTCATAGTTTGTATCTACAACTTCCCCTTTTTCTAATCTAATCCCTGGCTTATTTTTACTTCTCATAGACACAGGAAGTTTATTAACCAATATATGGACAGCTTGAGCAATAGGTATTAATTCCTTTGCTTCAGAATTTTCAGATATGGTTATCATTTTCCCACCTAAAAATCTTTAAGTAATAGTTTAATAATTTTAACTTTAAAGTTACTCTATATAAACAATTTTTGCTAATCTACTATAAAGGATTATTGTTCTAATACTAACGTTCAATTTATCCAATCATTAAGTTATTCTTAAAAATTAGGTGGTAAAAATGGAAAAAATTACCTGTGTAGGACATACGGCTCTTGATTATATTTTCAATGTAGAAAAATTTCCAGAACCAAATACCTCAATTCAAATTCCTTCAGCAAGAAAATATTATGGTGGAGCAGCGGCAAATACAGCAGTAGGAATAAAAAAACTTGGTGTAGATTCTGAACTTTTATCATGTGTTGGTTATGATTTTAAAAACAGTGGATATGAAAGATATTTAAAGAATTTAGGAATAAATATTTCTAAACTTTACTATTCTGAAGAAGAAGAGACACCAAAAGCATGGATATTTACAGATAAAGATAATAACCAAATTACTTTCTTCTTATGGGGAGCGGCTAAGCACTATAAGGAGTTAAATCCACCAAACTTCAATACAGAAATTGTC is from Methanocaldococcus bathoardescens and encodes:
- the amrB gene encoding AmmeMemoRadiSam system protein B — protein: MTKIRYPAVAGMFYPSHPDELIELIEQCYLHKYGPKSMPTHGNYEKPIGLLCPHAGYIYSGPIQAHSYYELSKRVDAFEEITAVILGPNHTGLGSGVSVMDGIWRTPLGDVKCDEEFVEELWRKCEIIDLDETAHLNEHSIEVQLPFLKHLELLNIAKFRIVPICMMFQDYETAVEVGYFIAKIAKELNRRVVIIASSDLTHYEPQEVASKKDAIVIKDILEMNEKELYEDVVNYNISMCGYGPVIAMLKAMKTLGAEKANLLAYATSGDMTGDYSAVVGYASAIVE
- a CDS encoding DUF6485 family protein, giving the protein MECPNKEINLERCNCSYPSCFKKGMCCECLHYHLKNRQLPACCFPPDVEKTYDRSFETFAKLVLEGKI
- a CDS encoding methanogenesis marker 5 protein; translated protein: MKKIFIYPPNSLILTDLVERFGHKPLNLNIVMGKLVRNPEIDSPPMNITDEEPKKGLKYAAVEVPSGVRGRMALIGPLIEEAEAAIIMEDAPIAFGCIGCQRTNELTLYLVRRKNIPILRVKYPTNEEEAEILVNKIANFLKSLEENQEN
- a CDS encoding DUF2111 domain-containing protein, which gives rise to MITISENSEAKELIPIAQAVHILVNKLPVSMRSKNKPGIRLEKGEVVDTNYEGYVLRLAIKEGKVIRATPIVGPYAGLPVIVAPIKNGDKVVGAIGVVDITAGIFEDVLAIARRPELYKFLPEDAFPK